Proteins from one Anopheles nili chromosome 2, idAnoNiliSN_F5_01, whole genome shotgun sequence genomic window:
- the LOC128730799 gene encoding SH3 domain-binding protein 5 homolog, with protein sequence MATSKKEMEESEDNTELDPRIQIELENLNTATDDINKLEIELEEANSTFRILMNESTRRLKLSSKKLGSCIEKARPYYESLEKAKVAQLECQAATLKYQRANEIHAAAKETVALAEQRFMSNSHEWQFDNAWQEMLNHATIKVMDAEKQKAESGAEHQKKAKVFEEAEKKVQQLEERYRRSIQKSRPYFDEKQLCQEQLEAQKGRIQQLENLIQAAKSAYSTALRNLEKISEEIHEQRGDLSQAAPSGPREPGVGAELANILPTTTKPPSSRLPFSSTMPDISSELDKCEIRSVGSASVATSSAVSEKDPTEEDDYPGLQLDEDCDDDDDIRLELLRQKVRTLAVRPVEGGDGQQQEQDVWEHELNATVDKLDHLMMLRECSRSGTLSGSGVPGEPGTDKATFCSLPTTPKHHHHHHNHHHHLHHQQPVSRGSSLSPVVSPVHEQHTIKMFKKLDPLPLANVSMYALPTYLSAGSADTYPNANQLTPISATSPAGDLSDLLAVTPQNEALGGVKLKRKMSM encoded by the exons GAAGCGAATTCCACCTTTCGGATACTGATGAACGAATCCACCCGCCGGCTCAAGCTGTCCTCGAAAAAGCTCGGAAGCTGCATCGAGAAAGCCCGCCCGTACTATGAGTCCCTGGAAAAGGCGAAGGTAGCCCAGCTCGAATGCCAAGCGGCCACACTGAAGTaccagcgagcgaacgagatcCATGCGGCCGCGAAGGAAACGGTCGCGTTAGCGGAGCAACGCTTCATGAGCAACTCGCACGAATGGCAGTTCGATAATGCCTGGCAGGAAATGTTAAATCACGCTACTATTAAG GTGATGGACGCCGAGAAACAAAAGGCTGAAAGTGGTGCGGAACATCAGAAGAAAGCAAAGGTGTTCGaggaagcggaaaagaaa GTACAACAACTCGAGGAGCGCTATCGGCGTAGCATACAGAAATCGCGCCCATACTTTGACGAAAAGCAGCTCTGTCAGGAGCAGCTGGAAGCGCAGAAAGGTCGCATTCAGCAGCTCGAAAACCTCATCCAAGCAGCGAAAAGCGCGTACAGCACCGCACTGCGCAACCTCGAGAAGATAAGCGAAGAAATCCACGAACAGCGCGGAGATCTAAGCCAAGCCGCCCCATCAGGCCCTCGGGAACCGGGCGTAGGTGCCGAACTGGCCAACATCTTGCCTACCACGACGAAACCGCCCAGCAGTCGGCTTCCCTTCAGCAGCACAATGCCGGACATATCGAGCGAGCTGGATAAGTGCGAGATCCGCTCGGTAGGCAGCGCTTCGGTGGCAACCAGCTCGGCTGTTAGTGAAAAGGATCCCACCGAGGAGGACGATTATCCGGGTCTGCAGCTAGACGAAGActgcgacgacgacgacgatatCCGGTTGGAGTTGTTGCGCCAGAAGGTGCGCACGTTGGCCGTACGACCCGTCGAAGGTGGTGATGgtcagcagcaggagcaggacGTATGGGAACACGAGCTAAACGCCACCGTCGACAAGCTCGATCACCTGATGATGTTGCGCGAGTGTTCCCGCAGTGGCACACTGAGCGGTTCCGGTGTACCCGGTGAGCCTGGTACGGACAAAGCGACCTTCTGCAGTTTACCCACGACAccgaaacaccaccatcaccaccacaaccaccatcatcatctgcaCCATCAGCAACCTGTTAGTCGCGGATCATCCCTATCTCCGGTGGTGTCCCCGGTGCACGAGCAACACACGATAAAGATGTTCAAAAAGCTCGATCCGCTACCGCTAGCCAACGTGTCGATGTACGCCCTTCCGACGTACCTAAGCGCTGGTTCGGCGGACACCTACCCAAACGCTAATCAGCTAACGCCCATTTCTGCAACCTCCCCAGCGGGTGATCTGAGCGATCTGTTGGCCGTGACACCACAAAACGAGGCGCTCGGTGGTGTGAAGCTGAAGCGCAAGATGTCCATGTAA